TCAATATTGCACCCGGCGAAGGTGCTGTGACGACCTGCTCCATGTATCTCAATGAGCATTATGTTGTTTTGCAAAGCGGTTTTGAATTGGGCCGAAATTTACCGGCCACAGTTCTGGACCCCATCAAGACCCGCGGCATTCGCATATATCTGGAAATCGTCAACCACACACGTCATCCCATAGTGAATCCGCTGATCAGCGCCAAAGTGTACAATGTTGCCAAATCCAAAAACAGCATGAATCCGGAAAAAAGCAGTGACAACGGTACTTTTTTCAGCTACCGGCAAATGCGCGAGCTGGAAAAGCGATTTGAGCCTCCCAAACCCATTAGTTGTCACTACCTGGACAAACCAGTCGCAATTATTGAAGATAAAATGAATGCCCTCAAAAATGCGCGCATCTATTTAAACGGACCCGACAGTGCCTGTGAAGCGACCCATGCATTGTGTGCGGTTGCACGCCGCGATTTTTCCCCGACCAGTGAATGCAATCATGAATATGCGACCTCCAAGCTGGCAGATAGCTTTAAAGATTCACCGGGTGTTATGGCCATCAAGTATTTCCCGAATTTAATTGAGCATCGCGATATCATCAATTTGGCCTGCGACGGAAAACTCAAGGCACTATATTTTTACGAGCCCTCCTGCGAGCATGGCCCGTTTCTGTCACAACTGGATCACAATCGCTTACAGGAATACCACGCGTTCGGCATTGAAGTGTATTGGGTATCGGGCTTGAACGGCTGCCTCATGGTCCACACCATGCGCGACGGCATGGGTTATTTCGTACTGCCTGAACGAATGGCTGATTTTCACAAGTCGATGCTGTTTGCCTTCTATGGCTCAAATATGCGGCTTTCAAAAGAGGGTCAGGGACGTCTGGGGCATCTAATGGATGCATTGATCGCATTCTGGGGCCAAAGCATCGGCATTGTTACCGGCGGTGGCAGCGGTGTCATGGAGCAAGCCAATACGCTGGCGCGCAACCGCGGTATTTTGTCCGGGGCCAATTTTTTGGATATTACCGATCAATCCATGACCACCGATGTCGATTTTTGTCAGGTCTTTCAGGCCACCTGTCGACACAGCCGGCAAAAATGGTTTGAGGTGGCATCTTTTCCGATTTTTAATGTCGGCGGTCTGGGATCCCTTGAGGAGCTGGGAATAACACTGTGCAATATGAAGCTTTCTATCCTGGAACAGGTGCCGGTCATTTTGTTTGATACCGAAAGCCGCAAGGGATACTGGAACGGCATTGATCAGCAAATTCAGGATATGGTCCATCATGGCCGGGCGCCCGCCTGGATTCAGGAAAATATTGTGATCACCGATGATCCTGAAGAGGTTGTTGAGGCCTATCGGACCCGCCTTCAACTCTTCTAAAACCCATCTAAAAAAACGCGTCTAAAGGGCCCATGGCTGTGTTGCGATTCGCCTCAAAATGCTCACATACTGACGTGTATGCTCCGCTTTTTCGCCGAAGCGCGCCTTGCCATGAACCCTTATCCACGCTTTTTTAGATGGGTTTAAATTTCTATTTTCTGGCACTGTTGTTTAGCTTTAGCCAGATTTTCGGTGAGGATTTTTTAAATTAGGTTGAGAGATATTTGCCTTTTCATCACCTCAATCTAAACAAGGTCTAATGCGAAATCCCGTCTTGTGCTTAAGCCCTTGTGGATGATCACCTATTTTTGAGACAACTTTAACTCTTTTCAAAAAATTTCATTATCGAGTACGAGGACGAGTACGAGATTAGGCAGCGGTCTTTCAATCATCCTCGGTATCCATTGCCAACTGCGCAGGATAATCAACTCTCGAGTTTATAGCGAATCCTGCAGACGCCATTTTCGAAGCTGGTGGAAGTTATTTTAAATATGCCGATTTCTGCGGTTGAACGGACATGCGGGCCAATGCAGGGGCAGTGGTCATAATCACCGATACTGACAATCCGAATTCTGTCTCCGGCATCGGGCGGCAGTTTTTCAACATTGAATCGTTTCTCTGCGTCTGATCTTGAGATAAAGTTTTCGCTCACCGGCAAATCGGATTGAATCCTTTGGTTGACCTGCTTTTGGATTTCCTCGATTTCAGCTGCGCTCAGGGCTTTGTCGAAATGGTAATCACACTTGGATTTTTTACGCTCAATGTGAGCGTTAAAGCAACGGCCGCATTGATACAACCGGTCCATTGTCTGGTTGAGAAGATGCTCGGCTGAATGCATTCTGGGATCGTATGTTTTCATCTCTTCACATTAATTATCATACAAGATTCAGGCTTGTATAAAAGCGCGTTGTCTCTAATTTGATCGTGCGATGGTTACTAAAATGATGTTATCCGTCGACCACAACCCCTTTTATGTCAGTTACCGTCAACCGGTGATGAAATTCCCGGATCAATTCGACGCTAGCCTCATGTTCGTAAATCTCACCTTGCGAGGTGATACCTCTGATCTTTCCATCGTGCAAAAAGAATTGCAATAGTTGTTTTCCGATAGCTTGGCGATCTTGCGATACGTTGACAGCTTTGCTGGCGGGTGTCGGTTGCGGCAATTTGTGACCGCTATCCACAAGGGATTTCATAAAGTTCACGATTCGCGTCAACCGCAACAACGTCACCGTTTCTTTGCGGGTGGTGGTGTGGGATAAGGGCAGGGCGCTGGACCGAAAGCAGGAGAAGGTTTCGGGCAGCAAACCCAAGGCGGCACAATGCGCATAATCTTTGCTGCCCGGTGCCGGGTAGAAGACGGAGGCACCGACCAGAACGCTACGCTTGCTCAAATACAGTAAATCATTCAGAGAATCGTCTGGTTTTTGAAACGGTGCCCCAATGATAATATAGCCGACTACCTGTAGACCGTTGCTGCAGGCTATTTCCAGGGCGCGTTCAAATGCGCGGCGAACATCCGGTCTTTGGAATCGATATAGTTGCGCAGCTTCCATGCTGCCCAGCGACAGGTTCAGTGTTCGAAAACCGGCCGCCCGCATGGCAACGATGACCTGCTCATCCAGAGTGGACGGCAGCAGCCCGTTCATGGCACGCAACTCCGGCAAAGCCCCCTTGAAGCGCTTGCGGATAGCTTCCAATAATTGCAGAAACCAGGCCCGCTCGAGCGAAAGATTTTCATCTTCAAAATCGATAAATCCAATCTCGGCCTGATCGGCTGCTTTTTCGATTTCAGCGATCACTGAAGCCACGCTTCTTCTGCGATAGCGAAAAGGCGATGCAGCCCCCATCGAACAATAGCTGCAATTCCAGGGGCATCCCCTGCTGGCAACCACCGCTGTGCTGGTTTTTTTGTTGCGACCGTAATAGCGCCGGGCGATCAGGTCGGTGGCCGGCAACGGGTAGTCTTCTAAATGCTCCATAATGGCCGGATCGCCGATATGCAGGCAGCCGTCCGATTTGCGGAAAACCAGACCGGGTATGTTTTCATATGACGACCCATCTAGAAGCGCTTTGGCCAGCAACGGCATTGACACTTCACCTTCGCCGCGGATGACAAAATCGACAGCTGATGAAGCCATCACCTGTTCGGGCAGCACACTGGGGTGGTGACCGCCAACGACGATCTTGCAGGTTGGATGATGGGTCTTAATCACCTTTGCAGTGCGGAGGGTCTCTGGCGCGTAAGCCGTAAAAAGTGAAGAAATACCCACCAGAAACGGCTGTGCGGTTTTAACCCGTTGCCCTATGGTGTCGAAGCTATAGCCAAAATGTTTGTAATTATGGAACAGGGCGAACGGGGATCGATCGGATCTATTATAGTAAGATTGTAAATAGGCCATTTCAGCGGGCAGCTTGAGTTTGCGCGATTTCTGGGTGGCCAGGGCATCCAGGATATGAACTGAAAAGCCGGCATCCCTCAAAGCGGCGGCAATGCCGGCCAACCCGAGGGGGATGGTGCGTTTGGTTGTTAAATAAAAATCGCGGATAGGCGGCTGCACAAGCAGGATGTTCGTCATATCTGCTGATGTCATGGCGCCCCCGATGAGCGCTGAAAGTGTTCTAATAATGGAATGAACTTATGATTGGCCCGGGGAAACGGGTACTGTTTGCATTCAGCGAGGCGGATCCAGCGAAATGCCTGCGGTCCGCGCAAATACACCCTGCCGGAGACATACTTGCAGCAAAACACCTCCATGACAATTTTAAAATGGGTATAGGCGTGTTTTACCTGCGTCAGATGGTGATCGATCTTTACCCGCAGGTTAACTTCCTCTTTGATTTCTCTTATACAGGCTGCAGACGCTGATTCACCATCTCTGATTTTGCCGCCCGGAAATTCCCATAAGCCACCCAGCAGCCCTTCGGGCTTGCGCTGGGTGATGAGAACTTGGTCATTTTTAAAAACCACCCCCACCGCAATATGATATTGCGGCGTGGCTGCGCGTTTTATCCGTTTCGGAAAAAGGGCCACCTGCTGGGTTTGATATGCCCGACAAATTTGATTTAGCGGGCAGACATCACAAGCGGGATGGCGCGGTTTGCAGATTAAGGCGCCGAGTTCCATCATGGCCTGGTTAAAGGTGCCCGGCCGCTTTACATCCAACAGCTTTTGCGCGGTTGATTTAAACCGGCGATAGGATTGGGGTTGATTGACCGCGGCGCTGATTTTATACAGGCGGGCCAGCACGCGTTTGACATTGCCATCCACCACCGCATATGGCTGCTCAAAGGCGATGCTCAGTACAGCAGCGGCGATGTAATCGCCCACACCGGGCAGAGCGTGAAAAGCATCCCAGGTGTCCGGTATCTTTCCGCTTTGCTGTTGGACAACGCTCTGTGCAGCCCGATGCAGGTTGCGGGCCCGTGCGTAATATCCCAACCCTTCCCACATTTTGAGAACCGACTGCCCATCCGCCTGCGCCAGGCGTTTTACGCTCGGAAATGCTTTAATAAAACGCCGGTAATATTTTAAAACGGTATTGACCTGGGTTTGCTGCAGCATGACCTCAGAAACCCATATATGATACGGGTTGCTGGATCGACGCCACGGCAAATCCCGCAGATTCTCTTGATACCAGGTTATTAATTGTTTTTGGAGAACTTTCAGATTTGCGCTGGTCATGGAACAGTTATCTCAGAATTTTTTTAAGAATGGAAAGTTTATTTTTATAAGGTGGATAACGCAAAGGCGGCTCGTACGTAAACGATTTTTTCATAATGCTTTTATGATGGGAGAACGTATCAAAACTGGCTTTGCCATGATAACACCCCATACCGCTGTTTCCCACCCCGCCAAACGGGAGATGGGCGTTGCCGGCCTGAATGACCGTATCGTTGATGCAACCGGTGCCGAAAGATACCGCATCAATCACTTGTTGACAGTTTTGCGGTTGGTTCGAAAAGATATACAGTGCCAG
The sequence above is drawn from the Desulfobacterales bacterium genome and encodes:
- a CDS encoding LOG family protein gives rise to the protein MAKAERENLTYRGLIQSADGVITKIVDSNSREITFQTTFGLNDPLVARLEKQSEHIVFSERSRIARLGVQIKCEPPTAEALAGDQITLNQVASPVIPGYPGLKALREFITLGLPVGRLVFCDPEALLTSDEVLEAIEHSQLKLPASTTISADGSIVIAPHKVICELKEPLDQEALGRILLREDGRELLNRYQVRKSVTALNIAPGEGAVTTCSMYLNEHYVVLQSGFELGRNLPATVLDPIKTRGIRIYLEIVNHTRHPIVNPLISAKVYNVAKSKNSMNPEKSSDNGTFFSYRQMRELEKRFEPPKPISCHYLDKPVAIIEDKMNALKNARIYLNGPDSACEATHALCAVARRDFSPTSECNHEYATSKLADSFKDSPGVMAIKYFPNLIEHRDIINLACDGKLKALYFYEPSCEHGPFLSQLDHNRLQEYHAFGIEVYWVSGLNGCLMVHTMRDGMGYFVLPERMADFHKSMLFAFYGSNMRLSKEGQGRLGHLMDALIAFWGQSIGIVTGGGSGVMEQANTLARNRGILSGANFLDITDQSMTTDVDFCQVFQATCRHSRQKWFEVASFPIFNVGGLGSLEELGITLCNMKLSILEQVPVILFDTESRKGYWNGIDQQIQDMVHHGRAPAWIQENIVITDDPEEVVEAYRTRLQLF
- a CDS encoding radical SAM protein, with translation MTSADMTNILLVQPPIRDFYLTTKRTIPLGLAGIAAALRDAGFSVHILDALATQKSRKLKLPAEMAYLQSYYNRSDRSPFALFHNYKHFGYSFDTIGQRVKTAQPFLVGISSLFTAYAPETLRTAKVIKTHHPTCKIVVGGHHPSVLPEQVMASSAVDFVIRGEGEVSMPLLAKALLDGSSYENIPGLVFRKSDGCLHIGDPAIMEHLEDYPLPATDLIARRYYGRNKKTSTAVVASRGCPWNCSYCSMGAASPFRYRRRSVASVIAEIEKAADQAEIGFIDFEDENLSLERAWFLQLLEAIRKRFKGALPELRAMNGLLPSTLDEQVIVAMRAAGFRTLNLSLGSMEAAQLYRFQRPDVRRAFERALEIACSNGLQVVGYIIIGAPFQKPDDSLNDLLYLSKRSVLVGASVFYPAPGSKDYAHCAALGLLPETFSCFRSSALPLSHTTTRKETVTLLRLTRIVNFMKSLVDSGHKLPQPTPASKAVNVSQDRQAIGKQLLQFFLHDGKIRGITSQGEIYEHEASVELIREFHHRLTVTDIKGVVVDG
- the mutY gene encoding A/G-specific adenine glycosylase, giving the protein MTSANLKVLQKQLITWYQENLRDLPWRRSSNPYHIWVSEVMLQQTQVNTVLKYYRRFIKAFPSVKRLAQADGQSVLKMWEGLGYYARARNLHRAAQSVVQQQSGKIPDTWDAFHALPGVGDYIAAAVLSIAFEQPYAVVDGNVKRVLARLYKISAAVNQPQSYRRFKSTAQKLLDVKRPGTFNQAMMELGALICKPRHPACDVCPLNQICRAYQTQQVALFPKRIKRAATPQYHIAVGVVFKNDQVLITQRKPEGLLGGLWEFPGGKIRDGESASAACIREIKEEVNLRVKIDHHLTQVKHAYTHFKIVMEVFCCKYVSGRVYLRGPQAFRWIRLAECKQYPFPRANHKFIPLLEHFQRSSGAP